One part of the Anaerolineae bacterium genome encodes these proteins:
- a CDS encoding DUF309 domain-containing protein, whose amino-acid sequence MGESERSSLARSAILAHVQDLFFGVRIQDAVEKLGGQVQMVGDAGELIMDLPDPPMLIIVEMGPANQETWQEVIRQARQLFPQVPILAFGSHQDTEARQAARRAGCNQVWARSRFAQALPALVQTHLRSRPSTQGCEDVPSALVRRGLELFNEGAYFECHEVLEEAWIAESRPCRVLYQGILQLAIALYHAENGNFHGAVKMLHRAVGKFRQLPERCQGIDVGSLLQQSHLLQQTLHTLGPERMSEFSRTLIPRIHVLS is encoded by the coding sequence ATGGGAGAGTCAGAAAGATCCAGCCTTGCCAGGTCGGCGATCCTGGCCCACGTGCAAGATTTGTTCTTCGGAGTTCGTATCCAGGATGCGGTGGAGAAGTTGGGGGGCCAAGTGCAAATGGTGGGAGACGCCGGAGAGCTCATCATGGATCTGCCTGATCCCCCTATGTTGATCATCGTGGAAATGGGGCCGGCCAACCAGGAAACCTGGCAAGAGGTGATCCGGCAAGCGCGCCAGCTTTTCCCACAGGTTCCCATTCTGGCCTTTGGCTCTCACCAGGATACCGAGGCGCGTCAGGCTGCACGCCGGGCCGGCTGCAATCAGGTGTGGGCCCGCAGCCGATTCGCGCAGGCGCTGCCAGCTCTGGTGCAAACGCATCTGCGTTCGCGGCCCAGCACGCAGGGTTGTGAGGACGTGCCCAGTGCCCTCGTTCGGCGTGGACTGGAACTGTTCAACGAGGGGGCATATTTTGAGTGTCATGAAGTGCTGGAGGAAGCTTGGATTGCGGAAAGTCGTCCCTGCCGAGTCCTATATCAGGGGATCCTGCAACTGGCCATTGCGTTGTATCACGCGGAAAACGGCAATTTCCATGGCGCTGTGAAAATGCTCCATCGCGCTGTGGGGAAGTTCCGGCAATTGCCAGAGCGGTGCCAAGGCATTGATGTGGGTTCGCTATTGCAGCAAAGTCACCTATTACAGCAGACCCTGCACACGCTAGGTCCGGAGCGCATGAGCGAGTTCTCCCGAACGCTAATCCCTCGCATCCATGTGCTCTCGTGA
- a CDS encoding ABC transporter ATP-binding protein — protein MPGLRLVNLSKRFGKTVAIQNLDLEIRDGEIMTLLGPSGCGKTTILRCIAGLLKPDEGEIYLGEKRITDLPPERRGMGLVFQNYALWPHMTVYENLAFGLQLRKVPREVIRKRVSEVLAMMRLSGFEERYPRQLSGGQQQRVALARALVIEPNLLLLDEPLSSLDAQLREEMRFEIRELQKNLGITAVYVTHDQAEALVLSDRIAILYEGRLIQVGSPQEIYNRPGNRFVAGFIGLTSFVEGMVVRLEDRDRVVVRTQDDVEIRAQGNGLNLGQKVTLAIRPEHVEIFEFEGEVRARSPEANFLKGTVIRRAYLGDMIDYRIQIGNWILRAHTGTDRVLNPGERVWIAFSPDRVTLIASS, from the coding sequence ATGCCTGGTTTGCGTCTAGTAAATCTATCGAAACGATTTGGCAAAACAGTGGCCATCCAGAACCTCGACCTTGAGATCCGGGATGGCGAGATTATGACTTTACTGGGACCTAGTGGATGTGGAAAGACGACGATACTGCGTTGTATTGCTGGCTTGCTCAAACCAGATGAGGGGGAGATTTATCTGGGCGAAAAGCGGATTACTGACCTACCTCCGGAAAGGCGTGGGATGGGGCTGGTATTTCAGAATTATGCTCTCTGGCCCCACATGACTGTCTATGAAAACTTGGCCTTTGGTTTGCAGTTAAGAAAAGTTCCAAGAGAGGTGATCAGGAAAAGGGTCAGTGAAGTATTGGCCATGATGAGACTTTCCGGATTTGAGGAGAGATATCCACGGCAGCTCTCTGGGGGCCAGCAACAGCGGGTGGCCCTGGCCAGGGCTCTCGTTATTGAGCCTAACTTGCTTCTTCTCGATGAGCCTCTCAGTAGTCTAGACGCCCAACTGAGAGAAGAAATGCGTTTTGAGATCCGAGAATTGCAAAAGAACTTGGGAATCACTGCCGTTTACGTTACTCATGATCAGGCGGAAGCCCTAGTCCTTTCCGATCGCATTGCCATCCTATATGAGGGGCGGCTTATTCAAGTGGGTTCTCCCCAGGAGATCTACAACCGCCCTGGCAACCGATTTGTGGCTGGGTTCATTGGTCTGACCAGTTTCGTGGAAGGCATGGTAGTGCGGTTAGAGGATAGGGATCGCGTTGTGGTGAGGACACAGGACGATGTGGAGATTCGTGCCCAGGGGAATGGGCTGAATCTGGGTCAAAAGGTGACCTTAGCCATCAGGCCAGAACACGTAGAGATCTTTGAATTTGAAGGTGAGGTGAGAGCTCGTTCCCCGGAGGCTAATTTCCTTAAGGGGACGGTGATACGTCGAGCGTATCTGGGCGACATGATTGACTATCGTATCCAGATTGGCAATTGGATTCTAAGAGCTCACACAGGTACGGATAGGGTATTGAATCCAGGCGAGAGAGTTTGGATAGCTTTTTCTCCGGATCGAGTTACCCTGATAGCCTCATCATAG
- a CDS encoding ABC transporter permease subunit, with the protein MSGRRLLAKMVEAIGLALLCFFIVGPMTGLILWSVALKWYSPHVLPQEVGLDYWLQALGLHKSLAIGAVSITDAFNTSLLIALTVVVGVMIIATPVGYVLAKYSVPFKGVILFLFLMPQAFPQQPVFVNLLLIFSKMGLAGTITGVLLVHMMVCLVFAVWITSAAFKSVPPELEEAARSIGASGLRTFVQITLPLAAPGLMASAVFVFLTSLDEFTGTFFIGLPFVNTLPMMLYSFSGYNLQFASVIALVLLVPSILFMVIVERFLKAEYIGGIRV; encoded by the coding sequence ATGAGCGGGCGCAGATTGCTGGCCAAGATGGTCGAAGCTATAGGATTGGCCTTGTTGTGCTTTTTCATTGTCGGTCCAATGACCGGGCTGATTCTGTGGTCTGTAGCCCTAAAATGGTATTCGCCTCACGTACTACCACAAGAGGTTGGGTTGGACTATTGGTTGCAGGCCTTGGGACTTCACAAGAGCTTGGCCATTGGCGCAGTGAGCATTACCGATGCGTTTAACACGAGCTTGCTCATCGCCCTTACTGTAGTAGTGGGGGTGATGATTATCGCTACACCAGTAGGATACGTGCTGGCCAAGTATAGTGTCCCCTTTAAAGGCGTCATCTTATTTCTGTTTTTGATGCCCCAGGCGTTTCCACAACAGCCCGTATTTGTGAACTTGCTGTTAATTTTCAGCAAGATGGGATTGGCTGGAACCATTACTGGAGTGTTACTGGTCCATATGATGGTCTGTCTAGTTTTTGCGGTCTGGATAACCAGCGCCGCCTTCAAGTCCGTACCTCCGGAACTAGAGGAAGCTGCCCGGAGTATAGGAGCCTCGGGCTTGAGGACCTTTGTACAGATTACTTTGCCGCTGGCTGCACCTGGGTTGATGGCCAGCGCTGTCTTTGTTTTCCTGACCTCACTAGATGAGTTCACTGGCACCTTTTTTATCGGTTTGCCTTTTGTGAACACTCTACCTATGATGCTATATTCTTTTAGTGGTTACAATTTACAGTTTGCCTCCGTGATCGCTCTAGTATTGCTTGTTCCTAGTATCCTGTTTATGGTCATTGTTGAGCGGTTTCTTAAAGCCGAGTACATTGGCGGTATAAGGGTGTGA
- a CDS encoding ABC transporter permease subunit, protein MLTLYAYPFVLSIYRSFLSSEGVLTLANYAKVRELYLRDVRFSLEISVLSTAVAAALSIVLAAYLRLASSSIARAVGVVYRLPIFIPFVVVGQMMVTFLAPHGLLNIFLAQVGLINLDAPLQWLNWKGLVFGFVWKQTPFMTLIVLSGFKMVDDTYIEAARSVGARFYQVVFRILVPMSLATISVAMILVFTSTIGTFTLPYMLIGGKSPTTLTVDIAHRVTYFGDYGVANALGTLAYLMVLFTAVYYLRYMVRKGFYEYQER, encoded by the coding sequence ATGTTGACTCTCTATGCTTATCCCTTTGTGTTGTCTATCTATAGGAGTTTCCTAAGCAGCGAAGGGGTCTTGACCCTGGCTAACTATGCCAAAGTACGAGAGCTTTACCTGCGTGATGTCCGCTTTTCTCTGGAGATATCTGTACTCAGTACAGCAGTTGCAGCGGCCTTGAGCATCGTCCTAGCGGCCTACTTGAGGTTGGCTTCAAGCTCGATTGCCCGCGCGGTAGGGGTTGTCTACCGTCTTCCCATCTTCATCCCCTTCGTAGTGGTGGGCCAGATGATGGTCACTTTTCTGGCGCCACATGGCCTGCTGAACATCTTTTTGGCCCAAGTGGGGTTGATCAATCTGGATGCCCCCTTGCAATGGCTTAATTGGAAGGGGCTTGTCTTCGGATTCGTGTGGAAACAGACACCATTCATGACCCTGATCGTCCTGAGCGGATTTAAAATGGTGGACGATACTTACATCGAAGCTGCTCGCAGTGTCGGTGCCAGATTCTATCAAGTTGTCTTCCGCATCTTGGTGCCTATGAGTCTAGCGACGATCTCTGTGGCCATGATCCTAGTTTTCACTTCCACTATAGGAACTTTTACCTTGCCCTATATGCTGATTGGGGGCAAATCCCCTACGACCTTGACTGTAGACATCGCCCATCGAGTGACCTACTTTGGTGATTACGGAGTGGCGAATGCATTGGGTACTCTCGCTTACTTGATGGTACTTTTCACCGCCGTGTACTATCTCAGGTACATGGTGAGAAAGGGCTTTTACGAGTATCAAGAGAGATGA
- a CDS encoding extracellular solute-binding protein, with translation MFAKRWIASLVAVTAIISLLLTACGPTPMFQVMPTPQVIKETVVVEKVVEVTPVPKAEKVSMVYITAGDVNMLALGQNVLAPEFQKLYPNVTVSVVHTGPGDAGSRLIFEKLKADKDAGKAQGDVDVAMVHQKFMAWAMAEDLLLRYADELETWKYVTAADARNALGTNIEGYAMPMFHSQIAIAYNPDFVPNPPRSYEELVEWVKANPGKFGYNGIKGGMSGVGFVIGWIYWKTGKYEKYAVTGPFDEAEVATWEPILRELKEFNQYVTITAGNVGTLDGLNRGELWMGPVWVDMFYTFMLEGKMDPKMRLVMLEPGLPGQPMYFVIPKNARNPEWAKKWVEYVTSPEVQAKVIIERYNWYPGIDGKFVEGIASPEAFARLYRDISPEILSKYGLSFPLVEYNDAMLEAYEKWVIGG, from the coding sequence ATGTTCGCAAAACGATGGATAGCAAGCCTTGTAGCTGTAACAGCCATTATCTCATTATTATTAACCGCCTGTGGTCCTACGCCGATGTTTCAAGTGATGCCGACACCTCAAGTGATTAAAGAGACCGTAGTCGTTGAGAAGGTGGTCGAGGTTACCCCTGTGCCTAAGGCAGAGAAAGTGTCCATGGTTTACATCACCGCTGGCGACGTCAATATGTTAGCCTTGGGTCAGAATGTCTTGGCGCCTGAGTTCCAAAAGCTGTATCCCAATGTCACCGTTTCAGTAGTCCACACTGGCCCAGGTGATGCAGGCTCCCGGCTCATTTTCGAGAAGCTAAAGGCTGACAAAGATGCTGGCAAGGCACAGGGGGACGTGGATGTGGCTATGGTGCACCAGAAGTTCATGGCCTGGGCTATGGCCGAGGACCTCTTGCTCAGATACGCTGATGAGCTGGAGACCTGGAAGTATGTGACAGCAGCGGATGCCCGGAACGCACTGGGAACGAACATTGAAGGGTATGCCATGCCTATGTTTCACAGCCAAATTGCCATTGCTTATAACCCCGACTTCGTACCTAATCCGCCTCGTAGCTATGAGGAACTGGTCGAGTGGGTGAAGGCTAATCCCGGCAAGTTCGGGTATAATGGCATTAAAGGTGGAATGTCAGGCGTGGGCTTCGTTATTGGATGGATCTATTGGAAGACGGGCAAATATGAAAAATACGCTGTCACTGGTCCCTTTGATGAGGCGGAAGTCGCTACTTGGGAACCTATCCTTCGGGAATTGAAGGAGTTCAACCAGTACGTCACTATCACCGCTGGCAATGTGGGCACGCTAGATGGGCTCAATCGTGGGGAACTGTGGATGGGACCTGTCTGGGTAGATATGTTCTACACCTTCATGCTAGAGGGGAAGATGGATCCCAAGATGCGCTTGGTGATGCTTGAGCCCGGCCTGCCTGGCCAGCCCATGTATTTCGTCATTCCCAAGAATGCCAGGAACCCTGAATGGGCCAAGAAATGGGTTGAGTATGTCACTAGCCCCGAAGTGCAAGCCAAGGTCATTATTGAGCGCTACAATTGGTATCCGGGCATTGACGGCAAGTTCGTGGAAGGTATTGCCTCACCGGAAGCTTTTGCCCGTCTGTACAGGGATATCTCTCCTGAGATTCTTTCCAAATACGGGCTTTCATTCCCTCTTGTCGAATACAATGATGCCATGCTAGAAGCCTATGAGAAATGGGTCATTGGTGGCTAA
- a CDS encoding endo alpha-1,4 polygalactosaminidase: MVSGLPIQTLAPTPTRTLTPSQTPIATATYASTPTSTPTLTLSRTSTPTATPTPFSTPASGRSWEGVSSWVYQLTNYPNNRLDQIAGSKFHLAVIDLARDGGSSYFTRAEIEALQRTGKIVLAYFEIGAIENYRPEWGLVPDDLKLGPVAGWPGEQYVKYWDERWWPIVQGRIDRALQAGFDGAYLDMVVTYEEIPANAAGTHRQDLAGKMVDLIARISSYAKSIRPDFKIVPQNAPELYVWPKYLPAIDGLGMEELYYLATDQPCSYSWCEENRRNAAAVRAAGKLVLTVDYANQAGHIADAYTRARAAGFVPYVTVRELNVMRINPGWDPS, encoded by the coding sequence ATGGTATCGGGACTGCCAATCCAAACCCTCGCCCCTACACCCACAAGGACATTAACTCCCAGCCAGACGCCGATAGCCACAGCCACTTATGCATCAACCCCAACAAGCACACCTACATTGACGCTATCACGGACCTCAACGCCCACAGCGACGCCGACTCCCTTTAGCACGCCGGCGTCTGGGCGGTCTTGGGAGGGGGTGAGCAGCTGGGTGTATCAGCTAACCAACTATCCCAATAACCGTCTGGACCAAATCGCCGGCTCCAAGTTTCATCTGGCCGTCATCGACCTTGCCCGCGACGGCGGCAGCAGTTATTTCACCCGCGCTGAGATCGAAGCGCTCCAGCGGACTGGTAAGATCGTCCTAGCCTATTTTGAGATCGGCGCTATTGAGAACTACCGGCCTGAGTGGGGCCTGGTTCCCGACGATCTCAAATTGGGTCCTGTGGCTGGCTGGCCTGGCGAACAATACGTCAAATACTGGGATGAGCGTTGGTGGCCGATTGTTCAGGGGCGGATTGATCGAGCCCTGCAAGCGGGCTTTGACGGTGCCTATCTGGACATGGTGGTCACCTATGAGGAGATTCCTGCCAATGCGGCGGGCACCCATCGTCAAGACCTTGCTGGCAAGATGGTGGACCTGATTGCCCGGATTTCGTCTTATGCGAAGTCTATTCGTCCGGACTTCAAGATTGTGCCTCAGAATGCTCCGGAGCTGTATGTTTGGCCGAAGTATCTTCCTGCCATTGACGGTCTGGGCATGGAGGAGCTGTATTATCTGGCCACCGATCAACCTTGTTCTTATAGCTGGTGCGAGGAGAATCGCCGGAATGCGGCTGCTGTTCGTGCGGCGGGCAAGCTGGTTCTCACCGTTGACTATGCCAATCAAGCTGGGCACATTGCCGATGCGTATACCCGCGCTCGTGCTGCCGGCTTTGTCCCCTATGTTACCGTTCGGGAGCTCAACGTCATGCGCATCAACCCCGGCTGGGACCCCTCGTAG